One window of Bacillus alkalicellulosilyticus genomic DNA carries:
- the minD gene encoding septum site-determining protein MinD: MGEAIVITSGKGGVGKTTTSANIGTALALSGKKVCLVDTDIGLRNLDVVMGLENRIIYDLVDVVEGRCKLKQAIITDKRFDCLTLLPAAQTKDKSAVKPHQMKAMINELKQEYDYIIIDCPAGIEQGFQNAIAGADRAIVVTTPEISAVRDADRIIGLLEKEDGIESPKLIVNRIRNHMVKNGDMLDVDDIVSVLSIELLGIVVDDDEVIKHSNNGDPIALYPTSKASIAYRNIARRILGETVPLMQLDNNNGVLTKVKKFFGIRS, encoded by the coding sequence GTGGGAGAGGCTATCGTCATAACTTCAGGTAAAGGGGGAGTTGGGAAAACAACAACCTCAGCAAACATAGGGACAGCTCTTGCCCTTTCTGGTAAAAAAGTATGCTTGGTTGATACGGATATTGGCTTACGTAACCTAGATGTTGTCATGGGTTTAGAAAACCGTATCATTTATGATTTAGTGGATGTCGTTGAAGGACGATGTAAATTAAAACAAGCCATCATTACCGATAAGCGCTTTGATTGCTTAACGTTATTACCAGCAGCTCAAACAAAGGATAAATCAGCTGTAAAACCTCATCAAATGAAAGCGATGATTAATGAGCTGAAGCAGGAGTATGACTATATTATTATTGATTGTCCAGCCGGTATTGAACAAGGTTTTCAAAATGCCATTGCAGGAGCAGACCGAGCCATTGTTGTCACCACTCCTGAAATTTCTGCTGTCCGTGATGCCGACCGAATCATTGGGCTTCTTGAAAAAGAAGATGGCATTGAGTCACCAAAGCTAATCGTAAACCGTATTCGTAACCATATGGTCAAAAATGGAGATATGCTAGATGTGGATGATATCGTTTCTGTCCTTTCCATTGAATTGCTAGGTATCGTCGTTGATGATGATGAAGTCATTAAGCATTCCAATAATGGTGACCCAATTGCCTTGTATCCTACGAGTAAAGCGTCAATTGCTTACCGCAACATTGCCCGCCGCATCTTAGGAGAAACCGTTCCATTAATGCAACTTGATAATAATAACGGTGTGCTTACAAAAGTGAAAAAATTCTTTGGAATTCGTTCCTAG
- the minC gene encoding septum site-determining protein MinC: protein MSQKKNHITIKGTKEGLNFFLDDSCAYADLLLELKEKLSSKHYQHNDDRQVYVNVNIGNRYLTKDQESKLRSLIVSNNNLQIDKIDSNVISKEEAEAIRRQKQVVTVAKMVRSGQVLEVEGDLLLIGDVNPGGKVMATGNVFVLGALRGAAHAGFTGNTEAVIAASLMAPSRLQIADLMSEQPNRTEQVASEMECAYIDETSNTISIERLQILQQLRPNLTIY, encoded by the coding sequence ATGTCGCAAAAAAAGAATCATATCACAATAAAAGGGACGAAAGAAGGACTCAATTTTTTTCTAGATGACAGTTGTGCCTATGCTGATCTTCTACTAGAATTAAAAGAGAAGCTTTCGTCTAAGCATTATCAGCATAACGATGACCGTCAAGTGTATGTCAATGTCAACATTGGCAATCGCTATCTCACGAAAGACCAAGAGTCAAAGTTGCGAAGCTTAATCGTATCCAATAATAATCTCCAAATTGATAAGATTGATTCAAATGTCATATCAAAAGAAGAAGCTGAAGCCATTCGTCGACAAAAACAAGTCGTGACTGTAGCAAAGATGGTTCGTTCAGGCCAGGTGCTTGAAGTTGAAGGTGACTTACTCCTGATTGGCGATGTCAATCCAGGAGGAAAAGTTATGGCAACCGGAAATGTTTTTGTCCTTGGTGCACTTCGTGGCGCTGCGCATGCTGGATTTACGGGAAATACAGAAGCAGTCATAGCTGCATCGCTCATGGCACCATCTCGTTTGCAAATTGCTGATTTAATGAGCGAACAACCGAACAGAACTGAGCAAGTAGCATCAGAAATGGAATGTGCGTACATAGACGAAACTAGTAATACGATTAGTATTGAAAGACTTCAAATCTTACAACAACTGAGACCAAATTTAACGATATACTAG
- the mreD gene encoding rod shape-determining protein MreD, with protein sequence MSRFLLPAIVFIFFILEGTVFQIFAPERYGATFVIIPRMVLITIVIIGIIRGRTSGVLFGIGFGLLYDVVYTEMLGVYMFSMGVIGYVCSLPYRPIQRSYFLIVLTCIIAVIIQEYYLFGVYSLLGIAHMTSEQFLYSRFSSTLLFNIFLSLILVGPLRKYVQYLDRMEKQLDQ encoded by the coding sequence GTGAGTCGATTCCTTCTTCCTGCTATCGTTTTTATCTTTTTTATTCTAGAAGGTACGGTTTTTCAAATTTTTGCTCCTGAACGCTATGGTGCAACATTTGTCATTATTCCTCGCATGGTTCTTATTACAATTGTGATTATCGGTATTATTCGAGGAAGAACGTCAGGTGTATTATTTGGAATAGGATTCGGATTACTTTATGATGTTGTATATACAGAAATGCTCGGAGTGTACATGTTTTCAATGGGTGTGATAGGCTACGTTTGTTCGTTGCCTTATCGTCCGATTCAACGAAGTTATTTTTTAATTGTACTGACGTGTATTATTGCGGTTATCATCCAAGAGTACTATTTATTTGGAGTGTATTCTTTACTAGGAATTGCTCACATGACCTCTGAACAGTTTTTATATTCCCGATTTAGTTCGACATTGCTTTTTAACATATTCCTTTCCTTGATTTTAGTAGGACCTCTTCGTAAATATGTCCAATATTTAGACCGAATGGAAAAGCAACTCGACCAATAA
- the mreC gene encoding rod shape-determining protein MreC: MPEYFNKRLIVLLVSIIVLVALIGYSLSDRDNITMPEQFLRDSVGWVQTIFSKPAHYVAGFFENVNEMKVIYEENRVLKARLEEFAQVAVERNLLKSENDTLRRMLEIDESLMDYQMRTALVIQRSPDRWNNLIGISKGKSDGIRTNMAVMTSEGFIGKVKSVGPFTSTVQLITDHDRTNRVSAMIHGEDSNEVLGFIEGYDQDTGLLLMKKITMDREVEIDQLVTTSGKGGIFPSGLPIGKVVAVEPDEYGLTQNAYIEPAADFYRLEYVFVIERTSITLDEELQEEEEM; the protein is encoded by the coding sequence ATGCCCGAATATTTTAATAAACGGCTTATCGTCTTATTGGTAAGTATTATAGTATTAGTAGCCTTAATTGGATATTCACTGAGTGACCGAGATAACATTACGATGCCTGAACAATTTCTCCGAGACTCAGTAGGTTGGGTACAGACCATCTTCTCAAAACCCGCTCATTACGTAGCGGGTTTCTTTGAGAATGTTAACGAAATGAAAGTAATCTATGAAGAAAACAGAGTGTTAAAAGCAAGATTAGAAGAGTTTGCACAAGTCGCAGTTGAACGAAATTTACTTAAAAGTGAAAATGACACGCTCCGGCGAATGTTGGAAATCGATGAAAGTTTGATGGATTATCAAATGCGAACAGCTCTTGTCATTCAACGATCTCCAGACCGTTGGAATAACTTAATTGGGATAAGCAAAGGGAAATCAGATGGAATTCGAACCAACATGGCTGTCATGACATCAGAGGGCTTTATTGGTAAGGTCAAAAGTGTAGGTCCATTTACATCGACCGTTCAGCTTATAACTGACCACGACCGTACAAATCGAGTGTCAGCGATGATTCATGGTGAAGACAGTAACGAAGTGCTTGGTTTCATTGAAGGATATGACCAAGACACAGGGTTACTTCTTATGAAAAAAATTACGATGGATCGTGAAGTTGAAATTGACCAGCTCGTCACTACTTCTGGCAAAGGCGGTATTTTCCCATCAGGATTACCAATTGGAAAAGTCGTGGCCGTTGAACCTGATGAATATGGACTAACACAAAATGCCTACATTGAACCAGCAGCAGATTTTTATCGATTAGAATATGTCTTCGTGATTGAACGTACGAGTATTACGTTAGACGAGGAGCTACAAGAGGAGGAAGAGATGTGA